The proteins below come from a single Thermopolyspora flexuosa genomic window:
- a CDS encoding aldo/keto reductase, whose protein sequence is MSVAKRTLGRSGIEVSAIGFGAWAIGGPLWSPDGTALGWGEVDDDESLAALRRALELGITFIDTADVYGAGHSERIIGRAIAGRRDEVVIATKFGNVFDETTRTLTHTDVSPEYIRRACRASLKRLGTDYIDLYQLHVGDMPLERVDETIATLEDLVAEGLIRAYGWSTDDPERIAAFVKGPHCTAVQNQMNLFDDAPRILAVCEAYDLASVNRGPLAMGLLTGKFSAGSTLPRDDVRGMNLEWLTYFSDGRPNPELLARLDAVREILTSGGRTLAQGALGWLLARNGRTVPIPGIRTVAQAEDNAGALRHGPLTAEQFTEVETLLRRWSPDTADAVRTEPR, encoded by the coding sequence GTGAGCGTTGCCAAGCGGACGCTCGGCCGCAGCGGCATCGAGGTCAGCGCGATCGGGTTCGGCGCCTGGGCGATCGGCGGCCCGCTGTGGTCCCCCGACGGCACCGCCCTCGGCTGGGGCGAGGTCGACGACGACGAGTCGCTCGCGGCGTTACGGCGGGCCCTCGAGCTCGGGATCACCTTCATCGACACGGCCGACGTGTACGGCGCGGGCCACAGCGAGCGGATCATCGGCCGGGCGATCGCGGGCCGCCGGGACGAGGTGGTGATCGCCACCAAGTTCGGCAACGTGTTCGACGAGACCACCCGTACCCTCACCCACACCGACGTCTCGCCCGAGTACATCCGGCGGGCCTGCCGGGCCTCCCTCAAGCGGCTCGGCACCGACTACATCGACCTCTACCAGCTGCACGTGGGGGACATGCCGCTGGAGCGGGTCGACGAGACCATCGCCACCCTGGAGGACCTCGTCGCCGAGGGGCTGATCCGCGCCTACGGGTGGAGCACCGACGACCCCGAGCGGATCGCCGCCTTCGTCAAGGGCCCGCACTGCACCGCCGTCCAGAACCAGATGAACCTGTTCGACGACGCGCCGCGGATCCTCGCCGTGTGCGAGGCCTACGACCTGGCGAGCGTGAACCGGGGCCCGCTCGCCATGGGCCTGCTCACCGGCAAGTTCTCGGCCGGGTCCACGCTGCCGCGCGACGACGTGCGCGGCATGAACCTGGAGTGGCTGACCTACTTCAGCGACGGCCGCCCGAACCCGGAGCTCCTCGCCCGGCTCGACGCGGTCCGCGAGATCCTCACCTCCGGCGGCCGCACCCTCGCCCAGGGCGCGCTCGGCTGGCTGCTCGCCCGCAACGGCCGTACCGTGCCGATCCCGGGCATCCGCACGGTCGCCCAGGCCGAGGACAACGCCGGGGCGCTGCGCCACGGGCCGCTCACCGCCGAGCAGTTCACCGAGGTGGAGACGCTGCTTCGTCGTTGGTCTCCGGATACGGCAGACGCAGTACGAACCGAGCCCCGCTGA
- a CDS encoding sensor histidine kinase, producing MVKRWRDRSLRTRLTVLNTAALAVAALTPLAIALVIIAARAEDRTHDELRGIARQVAAEIRQGYAPRPVPSELVDVQVVDSRGRVVTASSGLAGRPPMSSVRPSRPDAPEFLHLCDRPITLGDCLHVVALAVDAPAQVQVFGDGKVPGGRWVVYTGTRQRHFPPPYAELLVAATLLTVAVNGLLTYRVIDRVLHPVRVIRSELTEITTTDLGRRVTVPKSHGEFRQLALTVNRTLDLLEGLVEQQRRFASDASHDLRSPLTAIRAQVEEGLLAPEETDWPATARAILASVDRLQAIVTDLLLVATLDAGGAGSRDLVDLAELVRAELERRPREPRVQTRLESGVVVIGDLQRLTRVLTNLLDNAERHARSLIMVTVRREPDAAVLEVLDDGAGIPPEHREVVFQRFTRLDAARSRDAGGTGLGLAIARQIAEAHGGTLTIEDSLSGARFVLRLPYPETNDEAASPPR from the coding sequence ATGGTGAAAAGGTGGCGGGACCGGTCGCTCCGGACCCGCCTGACCGTGCTCAACACCGCCGCCCTCGCGGTGGCCGCGCTGACCCCGCTCGCCATCGCGCTCGTCATCATCGCCGCCCGCGCCGAGGACCGCACCCACGACGAGCTGCGCGGCATCGCCCGCCAGGTGGCCGCGGAGATCCGGCAGGGATACGCGCCGCGACCGGTGCCGTCCGAGCTCGTCGACGTGCAGGTGGTGGACTCCCGCGGCCGGGTGGTGACCGCGAGCTCCGGGCTCGCCGGGCGCCCGCCGATGTCGAGCGTGCGGCCGTCGCGCCCGGACGCCCCCGAGTTCCTGCACCTGTGCGACCGCCCGATCACGCTCGGCGACTGCCTGCACGTGGTCGCGCTCGCCGTCGACGCGCCCGCCCAGGTGCAGGTGTTCGGCGACGGGAAGGTGCCGGGCGGGCGCTGGGTGGTCTACACGGGGACGCGGCAGCGGCACTTCCCCCCGCCGTACGCCGAGCTGCTCGTCGCGGCCACCCTGCTCACCGTCGCGGTCAACGGGCTGCTCACCTACCGGGTGATCGACCGGGTGCTGCACCCGGTGCGGGTGATCCGCTCGGAGCTCACCGAGATCACCACCACCGACCTCGGCCGGCGGGTGACGGTCCCGAAGTCGCACGGCGAGTTCCGGCAGCTCGCGCTCACCGTCAACCGCACGCTCGACCTGCTGGAAGGGCTCGTGGAGCAGCAGCGCCGGTTCGCCTCGGACGCCTCGCACGACCTGCGCAGCCCGCTCACCGCGATCCGCGCCCAGGTGGAGGAGGGCCTGCTCGCCCCGGAGGAGACCGACTGGCCCGCCACCGCCCGCGCGATCCTGGCGAGCGTGGACCGGCTGCAGGCGATCGTCACCGACCTGCTGCTCGTCGCCACCCTCGACGCGGGCGGTGCCGGCTCCCGTGACCTGGTCGACCTCGCCGAGCTGGTGCGGGCGGAGCTGGAGCGCCGCCCGCGCGAGCCCCGGGTGCAGACCCGCCTGGAGTCCGGCGTGGTGGTCATCGGCGACCTGCAGCGGCTCACCCGGGTGCTCACCAACCTGCTCGACAACGCCGAGCGGCACGCCAGGTCGCTGATCATGGTGACGGTACGGCGCGAGCCGGACGCGGCCGTGCTCGAGGTGCTCGACGACGGCGCGGGCATCCCGCCCGAGCACCGGGAGGTGGTGTTCCAGCGGTTCACCCGGCTGGACGCCGCCCGCAGCAGGGACGCGGGCGGCACCGGCCTCGGCCTCGCCATCGCCCGTCAGATCGCCGAGGCGCACGGCGGCACGCTCACCATCGAGGACAGCCTCAGCGGGGCTCGGTTCGTACTGCGTCTGCCGTATCCGGAGACCAACGACGAAGCAGCGTCTCCACCTCGGTGA
- a CDS encoding bifunctional RNase H/acid phosphatase, translating to MTSRPAAPYVIEADGGARGNPGPAGYGAVVKDPSGAVIAEVAEAIGTATNNVAEYRGLIAGLTALSAAVGEEAGVPVEVRMDSKLVIEQMSGRWKVKHANIRPLAAQAAALARRHRVTWRWVPRERNAHADRLANEAMDAAARGEPWRAGTAPAAPPAPDRAAEPGAGPGGDAAGPEGAAEARADTVPGVGPDTGAGSRRVPGTDAEAAGSGAEAARAAGAAADARTTGTGWMPRPTRTPTTLLLLRHGETPLSVEKRFSGVGDPVLTATGLAQAEAAAARLSREPYRIDVIVSSPLKRALQTAEAVAAATGLKVVVDEGLRETDFGAWEGYTFAEIQRRWPDLLTAWLADPAVAPPGGESFEQTARRVEAAVGRITARYAGRTVLVVSHVTPIKTILRLALLAPPAALHRMHLDLACLSVVDYYADGPAVVRSINDTAHLR from the coding sequence GTGACGTCCCGGCCCGCGGCGCCGTACGTCATCGAGGCGGACGGCGGCGCCCGCGGGAACCCGGGCCCGGCCGGTTACGGGGCGGTGGTGAAGGACCCGTCCGGTGCGGTGATCGCCGAGGTGGCCGAGGCGATCGGCACCGCGACGAACAACGTCGCCGAGTACCGGGGCCTCATCGCCGGGCTCACCGCGCTCTCCGCGGCGGTCGGGGAGGAGGCCGGGGTCCCGGTCGAGGTGCGCATGGACTCCAAGCTCGTCATCGAGCAGATGTCGGGCCGCTGGAAGGTCAAGCACGCGAACATCCGCCCGCTCGCCGCGCAGGCCGCCGCGCTCGCCCGGCGGCACCGCGTCACCTGGCGCTGGGTGCCGCGCGAGCGGAACGCGCACGCCGACCGCCTCGCCAACGAGGCGATGGACGCCGCCGCGCGCGGCGAGCCCTGGCGGGCCGGAACCGCTCCGGCGGCGCCGCCGGCTCCGGATCGGGCCGCGGAGCCCGGCGCCGGGCCCGGCGGGGATGCCGCGGGGCCGGAGGGCGCGGCGGAGGCGCGGGCGGACACCGTTCCGGGCGTCGGCCCGGACACCGGTGCCGGCTCGCGGCGCGTTCCGGGTACGGACGCGGAGGCGGCCGGTTCCGGTGCCGAGGCCGCGCGGGCCGCCGGTGCCGCGGCCGACGCGCGGACCACGGGCACCGGGTGGATGCCGCGGCCGACGCGGACGCCGACCACGCTGTTGCTGCTCCGCCACGGCGAGACCCCGCTCTCGGTGGAGAAGCGGTTCTCCGGGGTCGGCGATCCCGTGCTCACGGCCACGGGCCTCGCCCAGGCCGAGGCGGCGGCGGCACGGCTGTCGCGCGAGCCGTACCGGATCGACGTGATCGTCAGCTCGCCGCTCAAGCGGGCCCTGCAGACCGCCGAGGCCGTGGCCGCCGCCACCGGGCTGAAGGTCGTCGTCGACGAGGGCCTGCGGGAGACCGACTTCGGCGCCTGGGAGGGGTACACCTTCGCCGAGATCCAGCGGCGCTGGCCGGACCTGCTCACCGCCTGGCTCGCCGACCCCGCCGTGGCGCCGCCTGGCGGGGAGAGCTTCGAGCAGACCGCGCGCCGGGTGGAGGCCGCGGTCGGGCGCATCACCGCCCGGTACGCGGGCCGCACGGTCCTGGTGGTCTCGCACGTCACCCCGATCAAGACGATCCTGCGCCTCGCCCTGCTCGCCCCGCCCGCCGCGCTCCACCGCATGCACCTCGACCTCGCCTGCCTGTCCGTCGTCGACTACTACGCCGACGGCCCGGCGGTGGTGCGCTCGATCAACGACACCGCCCACCTTCGCTGA
- a CDS encoding DMT family transporter, with product MAAPPAPRPFLGAALLLFVSAAWGSAFPLTKDVIDRMPVADLLTERYAIATLALVAVRPRCLAGLPRRTWLTGVFAGLLFGSGQTAQSVALHELPSTVSGFAVGTYVVITPLLGMLFLGARIAARVWLAAGLALAALTVFTLLRDAQDTEISLPALVLTLLAAVLYAVHALVLGHRRRHAYAVAVIQLGTIAVLTGVAALPGGLALPGSTADWLVLLHLALVACALGFLARSFAQQHVRPVTAAVILAAQPLWVTAFSVVLYGDPLTWRVFVGGALTVVAVLLVLPNKAVDLECTPGGRVGSRTTHATESKREESR from the coding sequence ATGGCAGCGCCTCCCGCTCCGCGCCCGTTCCTCGGGGCCGCTCTCCTCCTCTTCGTCAGCGCCGCATGGGGGTCGGCGTTCCCGCTGACGAAGGACGTGATCGATCGTATGCCCGTCGCCGACCTGCTCACCGAGCGCTACGCGATCGCGACGCTCGCCCTCGTCGCGGTGCGGCCCCGGTGCCTCGCCGGGCTGCCGCGCCGTACCTGGCTCACCGGGGTGTTCGCCGGCCTGCTGTTCGGCTCCGGCCAGACCGCGCAGTCGGTCGCGCTGCACGAGCTGCCGAGCACGGTCTCCGGCTTCGCGGTCGGCACCTACGTGGTGATCACCCCGCTGCTCGGCATGCTCTTCCTGGGCGCCCGCATCGCCGCCCGGGTGTGGCTCGCCGCCGGGCTCGCCCTCGCCGCGCTCACCGTGTTCACCCTGCTCCGCGACGCGCAGGACACCGAGATCTCGCTGCCCGCGCTCGTGCTCACCCTGCTCGCCGCGGTCCTGTACGCGGTGCATGCCCTCGTGCTCGGCCACCGGCGCCGCCACGCCTACGCGGTCGCGGTCATCCAGCTCGGCACGATCGCGGTGCTCACCGGGGTGGCGGCGCTGCCCGGCGGCCTCGCGCTGCCGGGCAGCACGGCCGACTGGCTGGTGCTGCTGCACCTCGCCCTGGTCGCCTGCGCCCTCGGCTTCCTCGCCCGGTCGTTCGCCCAGCAGCACGTGCGCCCGGTGACCGCCGCGGTCATCCTCGCCGCCCAGCCGCTGTGGGTCACCGCGTTCTCCGTCGTGCTGTACGGCGATCCGCTCACCTGGCGGGTGTTCGTCGGCGGCGCGCTCACCGTCGTGGCCGTGCTGCTCGTGCTGCCGAACAAAGCGGTTGACCTGGAGTGCACTCCAGGTGGCAGAGTCGGGAGCCGGACAACCCACGCGACCGAGAGCAAACGAGAGGAGTCACGGTGA
- a CDS encoding LacI family DNA-binding transcriptional regulator: MQKRRVTIALIAEEAGVSIPTVSKVINGRPEVAPETRQRVERLLHKHGYQRRTGQGDGPVGLIDLVFAEIESPWAMELIRGAEQAAHEADASVVISVLHTHAGPGRDWVDRIAARRTDGVIIIGSRLSARQSGQLTARSIPFVTVDPEGEPAPGVPSVGATNWNGGLAATRHLIELGHRRIGMIGGPADMLCSRARIDGYKAALETAGIPIDPELIRYGDFLVNSGHDHGHALLDLDDPPTAIFAGSDLQAFGVFEAARQRGLRVPDDLSVVGFDDLPLARSAWPPLTTVRQPLQEMAALATRMVLTIGRGGKPEPSRVELATDLMIRESTAPPRQR; the protein is encoded by the coding sequence ATGCAGAAAAGGCGAGTGACCATCGCGCTGATCGCCGAGGAGGCCGGGGTTTCGATCCCCACGGTCTCCAAGGTCATCAACGGGAGGCCCGAGGTTGCCCCCGAGACCCGGCAGCGCGTCGAGCGTCTGTTGCACAAGCACGGCTACCAGCGGCGCACCGGGCAGGGGGACGGGCCGGTCGGACTCATCGACCTGGTCTTCGCCGAGATCGAGAGCCCGTGGGCGATGGAGCTGATCCGCGGCGCCGAACAGGCCGCCCACGAGGCCGACGCCAGCGTGGTCATCTCGGTGCTGCACACCCACGCCGGTCCCGGCCGCGACTGGGTGGACCGCATCGCGGCCCGCCGTACCGACGGGGTGATCATCATCGGCTCCCGGCTGTCGGCGCGGCAGAGCGGGCAGCTCACCGCCCGGTCCATCCCGTTCGTCACGGTGGACCCGGAGGGCGAGCCCGCGCCGGGCGTGCCGTCGGTCGGCGCCACCAACTGGAACGGCGGCCTCGCCGCCACCCGCCACCTGATCGAGCTCGGCCACCGCCGCATCGGCATGATCGGCGGCCCCGCCGACATGCTGTGCAGCCGGGCCCGGATCGACGGCTACAAGGCCGCTTTGGAGACCGCGGGCATCCCGATCGACCCCGAGCTCATCCGGTACGGCGACTTCCTCGTCAACTCCGGGCACGACCACGGGCACGCGCTGCTCGACCTCGACGACCCGCCGACCGCCATCTTCGCGGGAAGCGACCTGCAGGCGTTCGGGGTGTTCGAGGCCGCCCGGCAGCGCGGGCTGCGGGTCCCCGACGACCTGAGCGTGGTCGGGTTCGACGACCTGCCGCTCGCCCGCTCGGCCTGGCCGCCGCTCACCACGGTGCGCCAGCCGCTGCAGGAGATGGCCGCGCTCGCCACGCGCATGGTGCTCACCATCGGCCGCGGCGGCAAGCCCGAGCCGTCCCGGGTCGAGCTCGCCACCGACCTGATGATCCGGGAGAGCACCGCCCCGCCCCGGCAGCGGTGA
- a CDS encoding OmpA family protein → MLRSLAVLPLLLGTPSPSPQPTVLDSAIQESIVDLPLDGTILDLRLTVEDLEVETRQGEQTLVTISSDVLFAFDKADLTETARRRIAALADRLKNSRGVITVEGHTDSLGSPSYNLRLSRKRADAVKRELARLVPEARIKAVGYGEARPIAPNTKDGKDYPEGRAKNRRVTIKFNGG, encoded by the coding sequence ATGCTGCGCTCGCTGGCCGTTCTGCCGCTGCTGCTGGGCACTCCGAGCCCGAGCCCGCAGCCCACCGTGCTCGATTCGGCGATCCAGGAGTCGATCGTGGATCTGCCGCTCGACGGGACGATCCTCGATCTGAGGCTCACCGTCGAGGACCTGGAGGTGGAGACGCGCCAGGGGGAGCAGACCTTGGTCACGATCTCCTCGGACGTGCTGTTCGCGTTCGACAAGGCCGACCTCACCGAGACGGCCCGGCGCCGGATCGCCGCCCTCGCCGACCGGCTGAAGAACAGCCGGGGCGTGATCACGGTCGAGGGGCACACCGACTCGCTCGGCTCGCCGTCGTACAACCTGCGCCTCTCCCGCAAGCGCGCCGACGCGGTCAAGCGGGAGCTCGCCCGGCTGGTCCCCGAGGCGCGGATCAAGGCCGTCGGGTACGGCGAGGCCCGCCCGATCGCGCCGAACACCAAGGACGGCAAGGACTACCCGGAGGGCCGGGCGAAGAACCGCCGGGTGACCATCAAATTCAACGGCGGCTGA
- a CDS encoding glycoside hydrolase family 15 protein — MITEGRAPARDRYLPISEHGLIGDLHTAALVGTNGTIDWYCCPRFDAPSVFGSLLDADRGGSFELAADVPSRTKQFYFPDTAILITRFYSEQGVGEVQDFMPIVDDPREARRHRLIRRVVCVRGTLPFRVRVAPRFGYALQPHTLRLHADRAVFESPDLTLTLTGSAPMEADGADVIAQVKLHEGESAVFALDRVGEEVPLRGCPVAEAEREFTATVRFWRNWLSKSRYRGRWREMVHRSALTLKLLTYAPTGGPVAAPTTSLPELIGGGRNWDYRYVWVRDAAFTVYALLRLGFTEEAADFMRFLGRHVNLVGDGPTGPLQIMYGVDGRCELPEIELGHLEGYRGSAPVRVGNAAAGQLQLDIYGALIDSIYLYDKWGEPISSDRWDEVCALVDWVCEHWDQPDEGVWETRGGRRNFVYSRLMCWVAIERAIRMANRRGLPADMRRWRVTRDAVYRQIMRRAWSAAENAFVQHLGDDVLDASLLMMPLAKFVSPTDPKWLSTLDAITRRLVSDSLVYRYDTTGDPDGLRGPEGTFSICSFWYVEALARAGRIDEARLAFEKMLTYANHLGLYAEQIGHTGEQLGNFPQAFTHLSLISAAFNLDRALER; from the coding sequence GTGATCACCGAGGGCCGGGCCCCGGCCCGTGACCGCTATCTGCCCATCTCTGAGCACGGGCTGATCGGCGACCTGCACACCGCGGCCCTCGTCGGCACGAACGGCACGATCGACTGGTACTGCTGCCCCCGGTTCGACGCCCCGAGCGTGTTCGGCTCGCTGCTCGACGCGGACCGCGGCGGGTCGTTCGAGCTCGCGGCCGACGTGCCGAGCCGTACCAAGCAGTTCTACTTCCCGGACACCGCGATCCTGATCACCCGCTTCTACTCGGAGCAGGGCGTCGGCGAGGTCCAGGATTTCATGCCCATCGTCGACGACCCGCGCGAGGCGCGGCGGCACCGGCTGATCCGCCGCGTGGTCTGCGTACGCGGCACGCTGCCGTTCCGGGTCCGCGTGGCCCCGCGCTTCGGCTACGCCCTGCAGCCGCACACGCTGCGGCTGCACGCCGACCGCGCGGTGTTCGAGTCCCCCGACCTCACCCTGACGCTGACCGGGTCCGCCCCGATGGAGGCCGACGGCGCCGACGTGATCGCGCAGGTCAAGCTGCACGAGGGCGAGTCGGCCGTGTTCGCCCTCGACCGGGTGGGCGAGGAGGTTCCGCTGCGCGGCTGCCCGGTCGCGGAGGCCGAGCGCGAGTTCACCGCCACCGTGCGGTTCTGGCGGAACTGGCTGTCCAAGTCCCGCTACCGCGGCCGGTGGCGGGAGATGGTGCACCGCTCGGCGCTCACCCTGAAGCTGCTCACCTACGCGCCCACCGGCGGCCCGGTCGCCGCGCCCACCACGAGCCTCCCGGAGCTGATCGGCGGCGGCCGGAACTGGGACTACCGCTACGTGTGGGTGCGCGACGCCGCGTTCACCGTGTACGCGCTGCTGCGGCTCGGCTTCACCGAGGAGGCCGCGGACTTCATGCGCTTCCTCGGCCGTCACGTCAACCTCGTGGGCGACGGCCCCACCGGCCCGCTGCAGATCATGTACGGCGTCGACGGCCGCTGCGAGCTGCCCGAGATCGAGCTCGGCCACCTGGAGGGGTACCGCGGCTCGGCCCCCGTGCGCGTCGGCAACGCCGCGGCCGGCCAGCTCCAGCTCGACATCTACGGCGCGCTGATCGACTCGATCTACCTGTACGACAAGTGGGGCGAGCCGATCTCCAGCGACCGCTGGGACGAGGTGTGCGCGCTGGTCGACTGGGTGTGCGAGCACTGGGACCAGCCCGACGAGGGCGTCTGGGAGACCCGCGGCGGGCGCCGGAACTTCGTCTACTCCCGCCTGATGTGCTGGGTGGCGATCGAGCGCGCCATCCGCATGGCGAACCGCCGCGGCCTGCCCGCCGACATGCGCCGCTGGCGTGTCACCCGGGACGCCGTCTACCGGCAGATCATGCGCCGGGCCTGGTCGGCGGCGGAGAACGCGTTCGTCCAGCACCTCGGCGACGACGTGCTCGACGCGTCCCTGCTCATGATGCCGCTGGCGAAGTTCGTCTCCCCGACCGACCCGAAGTGGCTGTCCACCCTCGACGCGATCACCCGCAGGCTCGTCTCCGACTCCCTCGTCTACCGGTACGACACCACCGGCGACCCCGACGGCCTGCGCGGCCCCGAGGGCACCTTCTCCATCTGCTCGTTCTGGTACGTCGAGGCCCTCGCCCGGGCGGGCCGGATCGACGAGGCACGCCTCGCCTTCGAGAAGATGCTCACCTACGCCAACCACCTCGGCCTGTACGCCGAGCAGATCGGCCACACCGGCGAGCAGCTCGGCAACTTCCCGCAGGCCTTCACCCACCTGTCCCTGATCAGCGCCGCGTTCAACCTCGACCGCGCCCTGGAACGCTGA
- a CDS encoding DNA-formamidopyrimidine glycosylase family protein, translating to MPEGHLIHRHAAEQHADLAGRAVRASGPQGRFDARPWDGRVLTAVEAAGKHLLYHFADAPTVHVHLGMQGLFLRYADPTASPRRGTRLRLATDAVAYDLIAPSRCEALSPAEVAALRASLGPDPLRADASRDEAIARLTAFRGPVGAAVLDQKVWSGIGNAWRAELLFLAGLHPCARHLSSGTAGRLWDAAVAYLALGRDAGQVVSDPDAPSERWVYKREHCRRCGAPVQTWQLAHRTVYRCPVDQPE from the coding sequence ATGCCGGAGGGACATCTCATCCACCGCCACGCCGCCGAGCAGCACGCGGACCTCGCCGGGCGGGCGGTACGGGCGTCCGGGCCGCAGGGCCGCTTCGACGCGCGGCCCTGGGACGGCCGGGTGCTCACCGCGGTGGAGGCGGCGGGCAAGCACCTGCTCTACCACTTCGCGGACGCGCCCACCGTGCACGTGCACCTCGGCATGCAGGGGCTCTTCCTGCGCTACGCCGACCCCACGGCGAGCCCGCGCCGCGGCACCCGGCTGCGGCTCGCGACCGACGCGGTGGCGTACGACCTGATCGCCCCGTCCCGCTGCGAGGCGCTGTCCCCGGCCGAGGTCGCCGCGCTCCGCGCCTCGCTCGGCCCCGACCCGCTGCGCGCCGACGCCTCCCGCGACGAGGCGATCGCCCGGCTGACCGCGTTCCGCGGCCCGGTCGGCGCGGCCGTACTCGACCAGAAGGTCTGGTCCGGGATCGGCAACGCGTGGCGGGCCGAGCTGCTCTTCCTCGCCGGTCTCCACCCGTGCGCCCGCCACCTCTCCTCCGGTACGGCGGGCCGGCTGTGGGACGCCGCGGTCGCCTACCTCGCCCTCGGCCGGGACGCCGGGCAGGTGGTCAGCGACCCGGACGCGCCCTCCGAGCGCTGGGTCTACAAGCGCGAGCACTGCCGCCGGTGCGGCGCTCCCGTCCAGACCTGGCAGCTCGCGCACCGGACCGTGTACCGGTGCCCCGTCGACCAGCCGGAGTGA
- a CDS encoding zinc ribbon domain-containing protein, with translation MKAAPEAQKRLLDLAELDLVIHRLMHRRRTLPELAEYEETSARLARLATQVIAAETEAGDLAREQAKVESDVESVRARAARDQQRLDSGQVSSPRDLASLQSEIASLKRRQNDLEEVILEIMERREAADAQVQKLTAERDSLSAALEAIAARRDAALAEIDRELAETRDRRGKVAGEIPPDLLGLYEKLREQYEVGAAMLQHGRCQGCKVVLSIAELNAIRAAAPDEVVRCEECRRILVRTPESGL, from the coding sequence GTGAAAGCGGCACCGGAAGCACAGAAGCGCCTGCTCGATCTCGCCGAGCTGGACTTGGTCATCCACAGGCTGATGCACCGCCGCCGGACCCTGCCGGAACTGGCCGAGTACGAGGAGACCAGCGCCCGCCTCGCGCGCCTCGCGACCCAGGTGATCGCCGCCGAGACGGAGGCGGGCGACCTCGCCCGGGAACAGGCGAAGGTGGAGAGCGACGTCGAGTCGGTGCGCGCCCGCGCCGCCCGGGACCAGCAGCGACTCGACTCCGGCCAGGTCTCCTCGCCGCGGGACCTGGCGAGCCTGCAGTCCGAGATCGCCTCCCTCAAGCGGCGGCAGAACGACCTCGAAGAGGTCATCCTGGAGATCATGGAGCGGCGGGAGGCGGCCGACGCCCAGGTGCAGAAGCTCACCGCCGAGCGCGACTCCCTCAGCGCCGCCCTCGAGGCGATCGCCGCGCGCCGCGACGCCGCCCTCGCCGAGATCGACCGGGAGCTGGCGGAGACCCGGGACAGGCGCGGCAAGGTCGCCGGGGAGATTCCCCCGGACCTGCTCGGGCTGTACGAGAAGCTGCGCGAGCAGTACGAGGTCGGCGCGGCGATGCTGCAGCACGGCCGGTGCCAGGGCTGCAAGGTCGTGCTGTCCATCGCCGAGCTCAACGCCATCCGGGCCGCCGCCCCCGACGAGGTGGTGCGCTGCGAGGAGTGCCGCCGCATCCTCGTCCGCACGCCGGAGTCCGGCCTGTGA
- a CDS encoding Nif3-like dinuclear metal center hexameric protein gives MTAELESLYDPAWAESWDAVGLVCGDPGQIVRRVLFAVDPVSAVVDEAIEWGADLIVAHHPLYLRGTTSVAANTVKGRVIHRLIKNDIALYTAHTNADVADPGVSDALAWAVGLVGPLRPLQPRPDDTRRGLGRIGELPERMPLREFADLAAKGLPATAGPLRVAGDPDRMVRTIAVCGGAGDSLLDVARAARVDVYLTADLRHHPAGEFMEAAALNNGPALIDAAHWATEWPWLADAANRLASRLGMKGTTVETRVSDKVTDAWTAVASSPVRLDSLP, from the coding sequence GTGACGGCTGAGCTCGAATCGTTGTACGACCCCGCGTGGGCGGAGTCCTGGGACGCGGTCGGACTCGTGTGCGGGGACCCGGGACAGATCGTGCGGCGCGTGCTGTTCGCGGTCGACCCGGTCTCCGCGGTGGTGGACGAGGCGATCGAGTGGGGCGCGGACCTCATCGTCGCCCACCACCCCCTCTACCTGCGCGGGACCACCAGCGTCGCGGCCAACACCGTCAAGGGCCGCGTGATCCACAGGCTGATCAAGAACGACATCGCCCTCTACACCGCGCACACCAACGCCGACGTCGCCGACCCCGGTGTGTCGGACGCGCTCGCCTGGGCGGTGGGCCTCGTCGGCCCGCTGCGCCCGCTGCAGCCGCGGCCGGACGACACCCGGCGCGGCCTCGGCCGCATCGGCGAGCTGCCCGAGCGCATGCCGCTGCGCGAGTTCGCCGACCTCGCCGCGAAGGGCCTGCCCGCCACGGCCGGGCCGCTGCGCGTCGCGGGCGACCCCGACCGCATGGTGCGCACGATCGCGGTGTGCGGCGGCGCGGGCGACTCACTGCTCGACGTGGCGCGGGCCGCCCGGGTGGACGTGTACCTCACCGCCGACCTGCGGCACCACCCCGCCGGCGAGTTCATGGAGGCGGCCGCGCTCAACAACGGCCCCGCGCTCATCGACGCCGCGCACTGGGCCACCGAGTGGCCGTGGCTGGCGGATGCGGCGAACCGACTGGCGTCCAGGCTCGGCATGAAGGGGACTACGGTAGAGACGCGCGTCTCCGATAAGGTCACGGACGCGTGGACGGCCGTCGCATCGAGCCCGGTACGGCTGGACTCGCTGCCGTAG